From Levilactobacillus zymae, a single genomic window includes:
- a CDS encoding LysR family transcriptional regulator encodes MNTRDLAYFYQLIRQKSFSKVADYFHVTQPTITMALKRLEADYGTKLIQRDRVHNQLTVTATGQQLLTHAEAILNELTVARQEITRLTQQQTVLALPPIIETHYFPQIAAQLQAHQ; translated from the coding sequence ATGAACACCAGAGACCTAGCTTATTTTTATCAATTAATTCGCCAAAAAAGTTTTTCCAAAGTCGCCGATTATTTTCATGTGACTCAACCCACCATCACCATGGCCCTGAAGCGGCTGGAGGCCGATTACGGCACTAAATTGATTCAACGTGACCGGGTCCACAACCAGCTAACTGTCACCGCGACCGGCCAGCAGCTGTTGACGCACGCCGAAGCGATTCTTAACGAACTGACGGTGGCCCGCCAAGAGATCACCCGTCTGACCCAGCAGCAAACCGTCTTGGCCCTGCCCCCCATCATCGAGACCCACTATTTCCCGCAAATTGCCGCCCAGCTGCAGGCCCATCAGTAG
- a CDS encoding LysR substrate-binding domain-containing protein: MEGGSVTLRQALRNGEADIALLGSTAPLSYQQLLAQEFDRQPFTIFVSRQHPLANRHHIAFSELRHEHFILFTDDFVHNAAFNQLTRRNHFRPDVVYRANDTHVIMNLVAANVGITFLTSIADQHRNDVVRLTLTDDEQPEFIASIVYRTAHVLTPAQQQVLAVLTQTLGR; encoded by the coding sequence ATCGAGGGCGGCTCGGTGACCCTGCGGCAGGCCCTGCGCAACGGGGAGGCCGACATCGCGTTACTGGGGTCCACGGCGCCGCTGTCTTACCAGCAGCTTCTAGCTCAGGAATTCGACCGCCAGCCCTTCACCATCTTCGTCTCGCGGCAACATCCCCTGGCTAACCGCCACCACATTGCCTTTAGCGAGCTCCGCCACGAACACTTCATCCTTTTTACGGACGACTTCGTGCACAACGCCGCCTTTAACCAACTGACCCGTCGTAACCACTTTCGACCCGACGTGGTCTACCGAGCCAACGACACCCACGTGATCATGAACCTGGTGGCCGCCAACGTGGGTATCACCTTTCTGACCAGCATCGCCGATCAACACCGCAACGACGTGGTCCGTTTGACCTTAACGGACGACGAGCAACCCGAATTTATCGCCAGCATCGTCTACCGGACCGCCCACGTGCTGACGCCCGCCCAACAACAGGTGCTGGCCGTGTTGACCCAGACGCTAGGCCGTTGA
- a CDS encoding nuclear transport factor 2 family protein: MTYGEAESNLILDRLVNQWAVLGDERKIDQQLDLMAASGTYRVTRQDTVVAEATGRPALKALFTQQAQAADTVFTLNGPHLITLNADENTASGVLYAQVKVVKDQVLTDYSVRYDDQYAFIDHNWAIQERQVHLLIEDAHPLA, encoded by the coding sequence ATGACGTATGGTGAAGCAGAAAGTAATCTTATCTTGGACCGGTTAGTCAACCAGTGGGCCGTATTGGGGGACGAACGTAAAATCGACCAGCAACTCGACCTAATGGCCGCCAGCGGGACTTACCGGGTCACCCGGCAGGACACCGTGGTTGCCGAAGCCACCGGCCGGCCCGCACTCAAAGCCTTATTCACCCAACAGGCTCAGGCCGCAGACACGGTCTTTACCTTAAACGGCCCCCACCTCATTACCTTAAACGCCGACGAAAATACGGCCAGCGGGGTCCTGTACGCGCAAGTCAAGGTGGTCAAGGACCAAGTCTTGACCGACTACAGCGTGCGTTACGACGACCAATACGCCTTCATCGACCACAACTGGGCGATTCAGGAACGTCAAGTCCACCTCTTGATCGAAGACGCGCATCCTCTAGCCTAA
- a CDS encoding DUF2798 domain-containing protein, translated as MPKNFKEELLFTAVMAGLMVLVMAGYNIALTDGFTAHYLSEVLTGYPLALLVAAICDLGIIGPGVKYLFFHFIINDYMKQKQIRIALTISCLMVAGMVTLMSLFGMVVTQNFGANPVLTYLHTWIFNLFMALPLQLLIVGPIARAILGAVQRRTAAKTAPEAATKTLED; from the coding sequence ATGCCTAAAAATTTCAAAGAAGAATTATTATTTACCGCTGTAATGGCCGGCCTGATGGTCCTGGTCATGGCGGGTTACAACATTGCCTTAACCGACGGCTTCACGGCCCATTATCTCAGCGAGGTCCTAACCGGCTACCCGTTAGCGTTACTGGTCGCTGCTATCTGTGATCTGGGGATTATCGGCCCCGGCGTCAAATACCTCTTTTTCCATTTCATCATTAACGACTATATGAAACAAAAACAAATCCGGATTGCCCTAACCATCTCGTGTCTGATGGTGGCCGGCATGGTGACTCTGATGTCACTGTTCGGGATGGTGGTGACTCAGAACTTCGGGGCCAACCCCGTGTTGACCTACTTGCACACCTGGATTTTCAACCTATTCATGGCTCTGCCACTGCAACTCTTGATTGTCGGGCCCATCGCCCGGGCCATCCTGGGTGCCGTCCAACGACGGACCGCTGCCAAAACGGCGCCGGAAGCTGCCACCAAAACCTTAGAAGATTAA
- a CDS encoding ABC transporter ATP-binding protein: protein MDYENAEKILEVKHLKQYFNVGKVDEVRAVDDISFDIYKGETFGLVGESGSGKTTTGRAIIHLYEPTSGEILFDGKNVDNFTSKEDRHKFHQDMQMIFQDPYASLNPRMKVKDIVAEGIDINHLAKDDADRTNQVETLLETVGLNKDHSSRYPHEFSGGQRQRIGIARALAVHPKFVIADEPISALDVSIQAQVVNLMKKLQREQDLTYLFIAHDLSMVKYISDRIGVMHYGRMLEIADADEIYAHPLHDYTKSLLSAVPVPDPEFERTRQEIHYDAKNENDGKERHLVEIAPHHYVRAADDEIEMYKQRAHAASLIKD, encoded by the coding sequence ATGGACTACGAAAATGCCGAAAAAATCCTCGAGGTCAAGCACCTCAAGCAATACTTCAACGTGGGCAAGGTCGATGAAGTTCGCGCGGTCGATGACATTTCCTTTGACATCTACAAGGGGGAAACCTTTGGGTTAGTCGGGGAATCCGGTTCTGGGAAAACTACGACCGGTCGGGCCATCATTCACTTGTACGAACCCACGTCCGGCGAGATCCTGTTTGACGGCAAGAACGTCGATAACTTTACCAGTAAGGAAGATCGTCATAAGTTCCACCAAGACATGCAAATGATTTTCCAAGACCCGTACGCGTCACTCAATCCGCGGATGAAGGTCAAGGATATCGTGGCGGAAGGTATCGACATCAACCATCTGGCGAAAGACGATGCCGACCGGACCAACCAAGTGGAAACGCTGCTGGAAACCGTGGGCTTGAATAAGGACCACTCCAGTCGTTACCCACACGAATTTTCCGGGGGGCAACGGCAACGGATCGGGATTGCCCGGGCGTTAGCCGTCCACCCGAAGTTCGTAATTGCCGACGAACCAATCTCCGCGTTGGACGTGTCGATTCAGGCCCAAGTGGTCAACTTGATGAAGAAGTTGCAACGGGAACAGGACTTAACCTACCTGTTTATCGCGCACGATTTGTCGATGGTCAAGTACATTTCCGACCGCATCGGGGTCATGCACTACGGGCGGATGCTGGAAATTGCCGACGCCGACGAAATCTATGCGCACCCGCTCCACGACTACACCAAGAGCCTGCTGTCAGCGGTACCTGTTCCGGACCCCGAATTCGAACGGACGCGCCAAGAGATCCACTACGACGCCAAGAACGAAAACGACGGTAAGGAACGGCACTTGGTTGAAATCGCGCCGCATCACTATGTGCGGGCGGCCGACGATGAAATTGAGATGTACAAGCAACGGGCGCACGCCGCTTCGTTGATTAAAGATTAG
- a CDS encoding ABC transporter ATP-binding protein has translation MDNEKDILEVRNLQVNFKTYAGDVKAIRNVSFDLRKGETLAIVGESGSGKSVTTRTIMGLNASNARITSGSIMYKGQDLLKKSEKEMQAIRGQDIAEIFQDPMTSLDPTMRIGRQIAEPLMIHKGMKKEKALKQALEMMKLVGITDAENRMNDYPHQFSGGMRQRIVIAIALVNYPEVLIADEPTTALDVTIQAQILNLMKELQDKISTSIIFITHDLGVVAGMADRVAVMYAGKIVEYGTVDEIFYNPKHPYTWGLLSSMPTLDTKGDELPSIPGTPPDLLDPPTGDAFAARNQYALKIDTEKEPPFFKVSDTHYAATWLLHPDAPKVTPPAQIVARQEQYAKMQKGLLAQQHHGPVEEEEEQQ, from the coding sequence ATGGATAACGAAAAAGATATTTTGGAAGTCCGGAACTTACAGGTTAACTTCAAGACCTACGCCGGGGACGTTAAAGCGATTCGGAACGTTAGCTTTGACCTGCGGAAGGGTGAAACGTTAGCCATCGTGGGGGAATCCGGTTCGGGAAAGTCCGTTACTACGCGGACCATCATGGGCTTAAACGCCTCGAACGCCCGAATCACCAGTGGTTCCATCATGTATAAGGGTCAGGACCTATTAAAGAAGTCGGAAAAAGAAATGCAAGCCATTCGGGGGCAAGACATTGCCGAAATTTTCCAAGATCCAATGACTTCGTTGGATCCCACCATGCGGATCGGCCGGCAAATCGCCGAACCGTTGATGATCCACAAGGGCATGAAGAAGGAAAAGGCCTTAAAGCAGGCCCTCGAAATGATGAAGTTGGTCGGGATTACCGACGCCGAAAACCGGATGAACGACTACCCGCACCAATTCTCAGGGGGGATGCGCCAACGGATCGTGATTGCGATTGCCTTGGTCAACTACCCGGAGGTGTTGATCGCCGACGAACCAACCACCGCGTTGGATGTGACGATTCAGGCCCAAATTCTGAATTTGATGAAGGAATTGCAAGACAAGATCTCGACGTCAATCATCTTTATCACGCATGATTTGGGCGTTGTGGCCGGCATGGCCGACCGGGTCGCCGTCATGTACGCCGGGAAGATCGTTGAATATGGGACCGTGGACGAAATCTTCTACAACCCCAAGCACCCTTACACCTGGGGCCTACTGAGTTCGATGCCGACGCTGGATACTAAGGGTGACGAATTGCCATCCATTCCCGGGACGCCACCGGACCTGTTGGATCCGCCAACTGGGGATGCCTTTGCGGCCCGGAACCAGTACGCCTTAAAGATCGATACGGAAAAGGAACCGCCGTTCTTCAAGGTTTCCGATACGCACTACGCGGCCACCTGGTTACTTCATCCGGATGCGCCGAAGGTGACGCCACCGGCCCAAATCGTGGCGCGCCAAGAACAATACGCTAAGATGCAAAAGGGCTTATTGGCTCAGCAGCATCACGGACCCGTTGAAGAAGAGGAGGAACAGCAATAA
- a CDS encoding ABC transporter permease: protein MADTVKLPEDSFKPMTPAERQALDSEKIAAPSLTFRQDAWRRLKKNKGAWVSLIVLAIIFIMAFGSLVVSPHNPNAVNPSYANLPSKIPGVGINGFNGTLVQAGQRVDAYKQAGASAGTYYIMGTDYLGRDLFSRVLYGTRISLIIALVATLFDLTIGVTYGMVSGWKGGRVDTIMQRIIEIILSIPNLVVIVLLILILKPGMTSIIIAIALTSWVNMARLVRAQTLELKEQEFILAARTLGESSMKISFKHLLPNLSSVIIINTMFTIPNAIFFEATLSYIGIGISSPQASLGTLLNDGQKNFQFLPYQMWWPALILSIIMLAFNLLGDGLRDAFDPRTKE, encoded by the coding sequence ATGGCAGATACAGTAAAACTCCCAGAAGATAGCTTTAAGCCGATGACGCCGGCCGAACGGCAAGCGCTCGACAGTGAAAAAATTGCTGCCCCATCGCTGACGTTCCGTCAAGATGCTTGGCGTCGACTGAAGAAAAACAAGGGGGCCTGGGTGTCCCTCATCGTTTTAGCGATTATCTTTATCATGGCTTTCGGATCATTGGTCGTGTCACCGCACAACCCGAACGCCGTTAACCCGTCGTACGCCAACTTACCGTCCAAGATTCCGGGCGTGGGCATTAACGGGTTTAACGGGACGTTGGTTCAAGCGGGCCAACGGGTCGACGCCTACAAACAGGCGGGGGCCAGTGCCGGGACCTACTACATCATGGGGACCGACTACTTAGGCCGGGACCTGTTCTCCCGGGTCCTTTACGGGACACGAATTTCCCTGATTATTGCGTTGGTCGCCACGTTATTTGATTTGACTATCGGGGTGACTTACGGGATGGTTTCCGGCTGGAAGGGTGGTCGAGTCGACACCATCATGCAGCGGATTATCGAAATTATTTTGTCCATCCCTAACCTGGTCGTGATTGTCCTGTTGATTTTGATCTTAAAACCCGGGATGACCTCGATCATTATCGCCATCGCGCTGACGTCGTGGGTCAACATGGCCCGACTAGTCCGGGCGCAGACGTTAGAGTTAAAGGAGCAGGAATTCATTCTTGCGGCCAGAACCTTGGGGGAAAGTTCGATGAAGATTTCCTTCAAGCACTTGTTGCCGAACCTATCGAGTGTGATCATCATTAACACGATGTTCACCATTCCAAACGCGATCTTCTTCGAAGCTACCTTGTCCTACATCGGGATCGGGATTTCGTCACCCCAGGCTTCACTAGGGACGTTGTTGAACGATGGGCAAAAGAACTTCCAGTTCTTGCCGTATCAGATGTGGTGGCCCGCGTTGATTCTTTCCATCATCATGTTAGCCTTTAACCTCTTGGGTGATGGGCTGCGGGACGCCTTTGATCCACGGACGAAAGAGTAG
- the opp3b gene encoding oligopeptide ABC transporter permease yields the protein MAKYLAKRIFYLILTLFIVITVTFFLMKLLPGTPLTNQAKLSKSQIALIYKQYGLDKPVWQQYVLYLAGAVKGNFGTSFQFSDQPVSYLISSRIEPSLQIGLQAIIVGVIVGIIIGAFGAMKQNSWVDTSATVVSILGISIPSFVLAVLLQYYLGLKLGWFPIAEWGGFSYTVLPTLALAAAPLAESARFVRTEMVDVLSSDYIELAKAKGLSRMGVIYHHALRNSLIPLITIVGPLAVNIMTGSMVVENIFSIPGIGEQFVKSVLTNDYPTIMGLTIVYSFMLCVVLLITDILYGIVDPRIRITGKAN from the coding sequence ATGGCAAAATACCTAGCAAAGCGGATCTTTTACTTGATCCTGACCTTATTCATCGTGATTACCGTAACGTTTTTCCTGATGAAGCTGCTTCCCGGGACGCCATTGACCAACCAAGCCAAGCTGTCCAAGAGCCAGATTGCGTTGATTTACAAGCAATACGGGTTGGATAAGCCGGTTTGGCAGCAATACGTGCTGTACCTTGCCGGGGCAGTGAAGGGGAACTTCGGGACGTCATTCCAGTTCAGTGACCAACCGGTGTCCTACCTGATTTCCAGTCGGATTGAACCCTCCTTGCAGATTGGGCTGCAAGCTATCATCGTGGGGGTCATCGTGGGAATCATCATCGGGGCGTTTGGCGCGATGAAGCAAAATAGTTGGGTCGATACGTCGGCCACGGTGGTCTCCATCTTAGGGATCTCCATTCCGTCCTTCGTGTTGGCGGTCTTGTTGCAGTACTACCTGGGGTTAAAGCTTGGGTGGTTCCCCATTGCCGAATGGGGGGGCTTCAGTTATACCGTGTTACCAACCTTAGCGTTGGCCGCGGCACCGTTAGCTGAATCCGCCCGGTTCGTGCGAACCGAAATGGTCGATGTATTGAGTTCGGATTACATCGAATTAGCGAAGGCCAAGGGGCTCAGTCGGATGGGCGTGATTTACCATCACGCGTTGCGGAACAGTTTAATTCCGTTGATTACCATTGTGGGACCGTTAGCCGTCAACATCATGACCGGGTCGATGGTGGTGGAAAACATCTTCTCGATTCCCGGGATTGGGGAACAATTTGTGAAGTCCGTCTTGACTAACGACTACCCAACCATCATGGGGCTGACCATCGTCTACTCCTTTATGTTGTGTGTCGTGCTGCTGATTACCGATATCCTTTACGGTATCGTTGATCCGCGGATTCGGATTACAGGAAAGGCTAACTAG
- a CDS encoding peptide ABC transporter substrate-binding protein, whose amino-acid sequence MRINSAVKLGTVATFAAIVLAACGSSSSSSTSAAKGQTLNWMEASALPSMDISKATDQVSGETMNNTGEGLLRIGKNNKLTPGVAKSYSKSKDGTVYTFNLRKSKWSNGDPVTAQNFVYSWQRTVNPKTASQYAYLLSPVKNADAISKGKQPMSTLGIKAQGKYKVVVTLTKATAYFPSLVASPTFFPQNASVAKKYGSKYATTAQANVYNGPFKLTYWTGTSDNWSMSKNANYWNAKNVKLKKINFKTMKDPQTALSQYQSGKLDATYLSGQQPKNYKNSKEYVERKSAGTFYLELNEKKDSMLRNKHARQALSMAINRNQFINKVLEDGSTPAKGVVATGLASYKGKDFSDVANVKSASTQNLTQAKKLWKQALKETGRKSYSLTFMADDTPAGKNAAEFIQSQWAKLPNLKVTNQNLPFKTRLSRSQNGQFDVVATAWGADFPDPISFLQLFTSDNAYNNGKWKSAAYDKDIANANGKDANNERARWNDMVNAQKTLLNDQGVIPFYQQGKAQLVKANVKGLIYFPTGANWDFSQTYIAK is encoded by the coding sequence ATGAGGATCAATTCAGCAGTCAAGTTAGGGACAGTGGCCACGTTTGCCGCCATTGTGCTGGCAGCGTGTGGCTCGTCGTCAAGTTCGAGTACGAGTGCGGCGAAGGGCCAAACCCTAAATTGGATGGAAGCGTCCGCGCTCCCATCAATGGATATTTCTAAGGCGACTGATCAGGTTTCAGGGGAGACCATGAACAACACGGGGGAAGGACTCTTGCGGATTGGCAAGAACAACAAGCTAACCCCGGGTGTCGCGAAGAGCTACAGCAAGTCAAAGGACGGTACGGTCTATACCTTTAATTTGCGGAAGTCGAAGTGGAGTAACGGCGATCCCGTTACGGCCCAAAACTTCGTGTACTCTTGGCAGCGCACGGTCAATCCTAAGACCGCATCCCAATACGCGTACCTTTTGTCACCCGTTAAGAACGCTGACGCAATTTCAAAGGGTAAGCAACCCATGTCAACCTTAGGAATTAAAGCCCAGGGTAAGTACAAGGTCGTGGTCACGTTGACCAAGGCGACCGCCTACTTCCCATCCTTAGTGGCGAGTCCGACCTTCTTCCCACAGAACGCATCCGTGGCCAAGAAGTACGGTAGCAAATACGCCACGACTGCTCAGGCTAACGTTTACAACGGTCCTTTCAAGCTGACTTACTGGACCGGGACTTCCGATAACTGGTCGATGAGTAAGAATGCTAACTACTGGAACGCCAAGAATGTTAAACTGAAGAAGATTAATTTCAAGACGATGAAGGATCCTCAAACGGCCTTGAGTCAGTACCAAAGCGGTAAGTTAGATGCCACTTATTTAAGTGGTCAACAACCCAAGAACTACAAGAACAGTAAGGAATACGTGGAACGCAAGTCAGCCGGAACCTTCTACTTGGAACTCAACGAAAAGAAGGATTCCATGCTGCGTAATAAGCATGCTCGGCAAGCCCTATCCATGGCCATCAACCGGAACCAATTCATCAACAAGGTCTTAGAAGACGGTTCTACGCCGGCCAAGGGTGTGGTTGCGACGGGCCTAGCTTCCTACAAGGGTAAAGACTTCTCCGACGTTGCGAACGTCAAGTCGGCTTCAACGCAGAACTTAACGCAGGCAAAGAAGTTGTGGAAGCAAGCCTTGAAGGAAACTGGTCGGAAGAGCTATTCATTGACCTTTATGGCCGATGATACGCCAGCCGGCAAGAACGCAGCCGAATTCATCCAGAGTCAATGGGCCAAGTTACCTAACCTGAAGGTCACTAACCAGAACTTACCATTCAAGACGCGGTTAAGCCGTTCACAAAATGGTCAATTCGACGTGGTGGCCACGGCTTGGGGCGCTGACTTCCCCGACCCAATTTCCTTCCTGCAATTGTTTACGTCCGACAACGCATACAACAACGGGAAATGGAAGTCTGCGGCGTACGATAAGGATATCGCCAACGCTAACGGCAAAGATGCCAATAACGAGCGCGCTCGGTGGAACGACATGGTTAACGCCCAAAAGACGTTGCTAAACGACCAAGGGGTCATTCCGTTCTATCAACAAGGGAAGGCCCAACTGGTGAAGGCCAACGTCAAGGGCTTGATCTACTTCCCAACCGGCGCCAACTGGGACTTCAGTCAGACTTACATCGCCAAGTAA
- a CDS encoding peptide ABC transporter substrate-binding protein — MKINSAVKLGTVATFAAILLAACGSSSSSNGGATQAKDQTLNWMESSALPSMDISTATDVVSGETLNNTNEGLLRMGKNSKTHPGVAKSYSKSKDGKTYTFNLRKSKWSNGDPVTAKDFVYSWQRTVNPKTASQYAYLFAQVKNANAIMNNKKPVSSLGIKADGNYKVVVTLTKATNYFPALVANPTFYPQDQKIVQKYGKKYAANAQSNVYNGPFKLTYWTGTSDNWTLSKNSNYWNAKNVKLKKINFKTMKDPQTALSQYQSGKLDATYLSGQQPKNYKNSKQYVVRKGASTFYIEMNEKKDAIFKNVNARKALSLAINRNQFVNKVLQDGSTVPSGYVADGLVSYKGTDFAKAAKTSEGTAYNLAEAKTLWKKALKETGKSNVSLTLMADDTPAGKNATEYVQSQWAKLPGLKVTNSNLPFKTRLSRSQNGQFDAVVSGWGADFADPISFLSLFTSGNSYNNGKWKSTTYDKDIDKANNQDANNESARWNDLIDAEKTLMNDQGIIPIYQQAKPQLVKSNVKGIIYFPTGANWDFSQTYISK, encoded by the coding sequence ATGAAAATCAATTCAGCAGTCAAGTTAGGGACGGTTGCTACCTTCGCCGCAATTTTACTCGCGGCGTGTGGCAGCTCGTCCAGTAGTAACGGTGGTGCCACCCAGGCGAAGGACCAAACCTTAAACTGGATGGAGTCCTCGGCTTTACCATCCATGGATATTTCCACGGCGACCGACGTGGTTTCCGGTGAAACCCTGAACAACACCAACGAAGGGTTACTTCGGATGGGGAAGAACAGTAAAACGCATCCTGGGGTCGCCAAGAGCTATTCCAAGTCCAAGGACGGGAAAACGTATACCTTCAATTTACGGAAGTCCAAGTGGAGTAACGGAGACCCCGTTACCGCTAAAGATTTCGTTTATTCCTGGCAACGCACCGTTAATCCGAAGACCGCTTCGCAATACGCTTACTTGTTTGCTCAGGTGAAGAACGCCAACGCCATCATGAACAATAAGAAGCCGGTTTCTAGTTTAGGGATCAAGGCGGACGGCAACTACAAGGTCGTGGTTACGTTGACCAAGGCGACGAACTACTTCCCAGCCTTAGTGGCTAACCCAACCTTCTACCCGCAAGATCAAAAGATCGTGCAAAAGTACGGCAAGAAGTACGCGGCCAACGCCCAAAGCAACGTTTACAACGGCCCATTCAAGTTAACTTACTGGACTGGGACGTCAGACAACTGGACGTTAAGCAAGAACAGCAACTACTGGAACGCTAAGAACGTCAAGCTGAAGAAGATCAACTTTAAGACCATGAAGGATCCACAAACCGCCTTGAGTCAATATCAAAGTGGTAAGTTGGACGCCACTTACCTGAGTGGTCAGCAACCAAAGAACTACAAGAACAGTAAGCAGTACGTGGTTCGTAAGGGGGCTTCAACCTTCTACATTGAAATGAACGAAAAAAAGGATGCCATCTTTAAGAACGTCAACGCCCGGAAGGCCTTATCCTTGGCCATCAACCGGAACCAATTCGTCAACAAGGTCTTACAAGACGGGTCCACGGTGCCATCCGGTTACGTGGCTGACGGTTTAGTTTCTTACAAGGGCACGGACTTCGCTAAGGCCGCTAAGACCAGCGAAGGCACGGCTTACAACTTGGCTGAAGCTAAGACCTTATGGAAGAAAGCCTTGAAGGAAACCGGCAAGTCTAACGTGTCTCTGACCTTAATGGCCGATGATACGCCAGCCGGTAAGAACGCCACTGAATACGTTCAGAGTCAGTGGGCTAAGTTACCTGGCTTGAAGGTTACGAACAGCAACTTACCATTTAAGACCCGGTTGAGCCGGTCACAAAATGGGCAATTCGATGCCGTAGTTTCTGGCTGGGGCGCTGACTTCGCCGATCCAATCTCCTTCCTGTCTCTGTTTACTTCCGGCAACTCGTACAACAACGGGAAGTGGAAGTCCACGACTTACGACAAGGACATCGACAAGGCCAACAACCAGGATGCTAACAACGAATCCGCTCGTTGGAACGATTTGATCGACGCTGAAAAGACGTTGATGAACGATCAAGGGATCATCCCAATCTATCAACAAGCTAAGCCACAACTGGTCAAGTCTAACGTCAAGGGAATCATCTACTTCCCAACCGGCGCTAACTGGGACTTCAGTCAGACTTATATCTCCAAGTAA
- a CDS encoding IS30-like element ISLpl1 family transposase, whose protein sequence is MSSITYSERIKIETFCELGLSNIQMGVRLNRSPSTISYELSRCQPYQAELAQTDAEYKRSRCGRKTKLSDELKQKILNHLRLSWSPGMIAHEFKLATKSIYNWLNQGRIDFSLNDLPEHGVRQRRNVDQRSKYNQSLGRSIEQRPMMINQRNRIGDFELDTVVGPRGHSKAVLLTLIDRKSRFLWAYRLKDRTTASVNEALTKFLTTFNGPVHSFTVDRGTEFSGLVSFESQYGIKTYYCHAYTPAERGSNERFNRNLRYFYPKGTRFEHISAQDLTTTLLQINQRPLKILDWQTPYQVMLTNLSKNSD, encoded by the coding sequence TTGTCTAGTATAACCTATTCCGAACGAATTAAAATCGAAACCTTTTGTGAACTAGGGCTGTCCAATATCCAAATGGGCGTTCGGCTGAACCGATCACCGTCAACAATTTCTTATGAATTATCTCGATGTCAACCTTATCAGGCTGAATTAGCACAAACAGATGCCGAATACAAGCGATCACGATGTGGTCGGAAAACTAAGCTGAGCGATGAGTTAAAGCAAAAAATTCTCAACCATTTACGTCTAAGCTGGTCACCAGGAATGATTGCTCACGAATTTAAACTAGCTACTAAATCTATTTATAATTGGCTAAATCAGGGGAGAATTGATTTCTCCTTGAATGATCTACCTGAACATGGCGTACGCCAACGGCGTAACGTTGACCAACGATCCAAATATAATCAATCTTTGGGGCGATCAATTGAACAGCGTCCCATGATGATTAATCAACGTAATCGCATCGGCGATTTTGAACTAGATACAGTCGTTGGTCCTCGTGGGCATAGTAAGGCAGTTTTATTAACTTTAATCGATCGAAAATCACGGTTCCTTTGGGCATACCGGTTAAAAGATCGAACGACAGCGAGTGTTAATGAAGCACTGACTAAGTTCCTAACAACTTTTAATGGACCGGTGCACAGTTTTACTGTGGACCGTGGTACTGAGTTTAGTGGGCTAGTATCATTTGAATCACAATATGGTATTAAGACCTATTACTGTCATGCTTATACGCCAGCTGAACGTGGTAGTAATGAACGCTTTAATCGGAATTTACGTTATTTTTATCCTAAGGGGACTCGTTTTGAGCACATTAGTGCTCAAGATTTAACGACGACGTTACTCCAAATTAACCAGCGACCGCTTAAAATACTCGACTGGCAAACACCGTATCAGGTTATGCTGACCAATTTGTCCAAAAATTCGGATTAA